Within the Engraulis encrasicolus isolate BLACKSEA-1 unplaced genomic scaffold, IST_EnEncr_1.0 scaffold_377_np1212, whole genome shotgun sequence genome, the region TCCCAAACAATCATCAACATTCTAAAGGTGTctgttagaccagtgtttctcaactggtgggtcgcgacccaaaagtgggtcgcggatgggtcatgggtgggtcgcggagccgtggtgtaaaaaaatcttaattcattgattcccttaaaaaaaaacatccaacttttcctgcaacaatttaccacTTTTAtcttgataggcgattgaacttgtgtcatctgtcatcATATATTAAATCAGACTGTTTTTGCGAGATAGTAGCGAGCAAGTAGTattgctaaaaaaattgggtcgcgacagaatgagagtggaaaatggtgggtccaaagactgttccagttgagaaccactgtgttagactattagtatgcttgtggcttatgcgcacacacacacacacacacacacacacacacacacacacacacacacacacacacacacacacacacacacacacagtttatgtaAATGGAAAATTGCAACACCTTTCTAAGTGAGCAATCAATAgaacagtatgtaggcctaggtACAGTAACTGTacctaggcctacatactgttcTATTGATTGATCACTTAGAAAGGTGTTGCAATTTTCCATTTACATAAACTCATAATATAACCTGCATGTAAGTAAGAtatttagttagtgtgtgtgtgtgtgtgtgtgtgtgtgtgtgtgtgtgtgtgtgtgtgtgtgtgtgtgtgtgtgtgtgtgtgtgtgtgtgtgtgtgtgtgtgtgtgtgtgtgtgcgcgtgcataagccgcaagcatactaatagcattgtctctgctGAAATGCAGTCTAGTTTGTGGTTGTTGCTGTATAAAATGTGTATAAAATGCTgtataaaatgtgtatatataattgtGTGATGTATTTCTTATTGATCTGTGTATTGCATTGCCTCTtgtgggccttgagcctgtaatacattttatatatatactgtatgtaaatacaCACCTATGGCCACTGCTGATTTTCTGAAGATATGAGACAGTGATTTGGTGGTaaagtatgacacctgatctgaaCTCATTGAAATATGAAATAGGGAGTCTGTCTGGGGTGTACTCCCTTTTGCACCATTGTAATTtctcagaaaaagaaaaacatgttatttaagtcttattattaaattattaggcTAGGTTTTGAGTATAATTATAGCAGTGGTTCTGAACCAGCGGtgtgccagagattccagggggtgcatagaattttgtttgtgttaaggttGAGACCAAAATTCTATAGCCAACATTATAATAAGGCAAAATTAAAACCAAATTAGaattggtccccatgtaaaaagTCATAAAGGCATAGACCAGCCAAATGAATCGGGCTCCATGTTGACATAATGTGGATAAGATGGAATATTCCATTGGGTTAATTCCtgtaaatgaggtgtgtgtgtgtgtgtgtgtgtgtgtgtgtgtgtgtgtgtgtgtgtgtgtgtgtgtgtgtgtgtgtgtgtgtgtgtgtgtgtgtgtgtgtgtgtgtgtgtgtgtgtgtgtgtgtgtgtcggtgttggtgtcggtgtcggtggggggggggtggacgggTTGCTTCCTCATTACAGGTAATATTTAAACTAAtcagtttttttctgtaaaagaaTGATAGCACTTATCTGCAAAGCAGTCTGAAGTCTTGTTTTTCTGCATAAAAGTACTTGGCTTCATAGAAAGTGGGTGTAGTTTGAAATCCTTGAGATTATGTTGTTTTTCAGAGCATTTACTTCCTCCCTACTGCAATATAAATGATGCTCCTGACTGCCTCATCACTCCAATACAGTGGTTTACGCATGAGACAGCAACATGAAGACTATGACGACCCTCATCCTGCTTCTCTCCCTGGGTTTCCTGTGTTCTGCCACAGGTACATTCATCGTTGTATTAGTTGTAAATTCTGTATGGCCTGCAAAAAATAtctattttatcttattttccAAGAAAATGTTAAAGTATGTCAACCTACGTACTAATACCTATACTGTTTGTAATTGATTCATTTGGATGTACAATTTTTAAATTAATGAGGGATCTTTAGTTGTGTTTTAGAGTAAGATGTGTTACAATGCGATGGTTTAACCACAATATGATTTTCATTCCAGAACTTATCCATTCTGAGAATATTACAAAGGATTCTTCCTTCAGTGAAGGTAAGAATGAGTTCAGTTGCTTCAGCTAGCTTCTTCAATGTGGTTTAATATCCAAATGCATAttgcagtgtacagtgtgcagtcatgctgtacacatactgtaaaaaTCCATTGTAATTGACATACATGAGCATTTACAATACATTTGTGCAAAAATTGACAACAAAATTCAAACTTTTGTTGCGTTATGCTAATATATTGATATTGTGCCTCTATTatcatgactgactgactgactcacatGATTCTTATTCAAGAATTCCAATCGGTGAAAATGACAGATGATTCTTCCTTCAATGACGGTAAAAAAGTCATAATCAACaatgcaatttttaaaaaaaattgcgttaggcctacatgacagtTGTTGCTGTTTTAaagcaagggtggggaacctatgtcgcgGGGTGAATTACGGCCCTTGGGGCTGTTTTATCCAGCCGCCAAAATAATTttaagcttcacatgaaataggtcttgttttgtaaagcaatcttagaaatcacatttgcaataaaattaagttatattcaggggacctagagaagatggggtctgttttaaaggtggctgcttttAATgaaggccttaagtgcagggggaaatcctggtttgtgttcatagtacggccctctgaggacttctacgacacttggaggaatttgaagtggcccttcgaatgaaaaagtttccccacccctggtttaaaaAGTAAGGCATGGTACTATTCAAATCAAAGGTCACTAAAGCTGCCTTCATCGCAGATCTTCATTCTTCCATTTTGCCAATTCTAACTTCATCAACAGTGAGCTCAAGAGCATCCTGTCCTGGTGGATGGAGACGGTTCAGTGGACGCTGCTATAGGTTTACCAGCACTGCAAGAACATGGGCAGAAGCAGAGGTAGGATCACAATAAATCTTGTGGGTTGACTTTGTGCACAATCCCCAGTGCTGAACTAAAAAGTGACTTTTTTATGttcactctcttttctttttttgatgttcttttctgttgtttatttattcattgccCGTAGATGAGGAAggctgcacgttttttttttcaaagcatcACAATATAAACCCTGCAAAAGTGATAGCAATGCCTTTCAGCTAACAGAAAATAAAGACAATGATTAAAAAGCTCAATTAATGTCatatttagggcagtcatgggtaagcggttagggcatcagaattgtagcccaaaggttgccggtttgactccctacccaccaggttggtggggggagtaattaaccagtgctctcccccatcctcctccatgactgaggtaccctgattacagtaccgtcccaccgcaatgCTCCATTGGGTCTGCCATTGTGGGCAGTccccttgaacgggtgaggcatgaatgcagtttcgttgtgtgcagtgtgcacttgtgtgctgtgaactgCTGTttcacgatgacaatgggagtttaagtttcccagttgggctttcgcggctttcactttcatttgtcaatttatttatttcttttctcaAGCGCTACTGTTTACTACTGGGTGGCAATCTGGCGTCTGTGCACAGTGTTGCTGAGTACCACTACATTCAAGGACTCATAGTGACACATACACATGGTTCACCTTTCACTTGGCTTGGTGGAACAGATGCCCAGCAGGTAAGGATTATGATTGAAAATAGTGACTAACAGTACCAATAGTTTATCGAAGGGAAGCAAAAACAACTGTTTGGGACCAACAGGCCAACATGAAAAACATAGTCTGACATTGCACCTTTGGAAAAGCTGGAGATGGTGTACATTGGTGTAAATTGCCTAGTTTAAAAAGctactaaatataggcctattattagacTACCCTCTGATGCATGTTGCATGTGTGATTTTTAGTAGGTCTCACATAATGATTCACCAGCAGGTGGCAGTGATGAGATGTGACCTGCTTTTCTTCTGTTAACAGAATGGAATATGGTTTTGGAGTGATGGATCCAGATTTACATTTCATCTCTGGAGTCCCGGTGAACCCAATAACCAAAACAATAGGAATGAAGCCTGTCTACACATGAACCTTGGAGGTTAGTTACTACATGGTGTTaacaccagaggtggaaagagtacagaaaatgtgtactcaagtaaaagtatctttactttgcctaaattctactcaagtacaagtaaaagtacctatctaaaaatctactcaagtaaaagtaaaaagtacttcacttaaaatgtaatttgagtaaaaagtacttagttatttttaattagctttcctcttgagaatgtcatgtttatttttcttgaatatcgtcctccataacctctatctcttgcttgacaccagccatcatccaatacattgattcAAGATAGTAAAATAGAGGAAATGCTGTgcgccatcctgcacaatctttcatttctgacgGATTGTGgaattattgtgcatggcattttgtctctcagtcaattttttttactcagtactcaggccaggttccagtgtaattgagtaaagtacttgggtcaaaatgtactcaagtacaagtaaaagtattaatttaaaaatttacttaaaaagtacaaagtattcataaaagctactcaagtgcaatattgagtaaaagtaataagttacttttccacccctgttaacacttacataatagcctagtacagtaggctacaatacagtaggctacaaaacaATATATGTATTGATATGCCATTGTCAAATCATGTCAATTCGTCTAAGTTGCATATAGCAGCCAATGGTTTTTATTATGTCAGGGGTGCTGTTGGGTCTCATTGCTTGCCTTGCCCACTCTGCAGGAGGACTGCTCTGGAATGATGAAGTGTGTTCACTTAAATATCCATCTGTCTGTGCAAGAGGACTCATTTAAGCACATCAATGAGATTGAAGCAGCTGTAGCAGGACTTATTATATCATCATTTTACAACTATACATTCATTTTCTTGGTAACTCAGCACTGCTTGTCTTTATAATTATGTAGTCCATCACATACCACCTGATTGAAATATTTACACCACTTATATGTAAGGAGGTTATTTCACTGTTGATGcatatttaatcttttttttttacatttaatcaGATAAAAATTGGGCACTTTAACGTGGCTATAGTTTTTCTTTCCGTAGTCTTGGATTACTTTAACTTTACTAATACtatactacataggcctacttctattGGGCTGCAGAATTTTATCCATTtcagtaattattattatcatttgtaAACATTTAATTACGTCTGGCAATGTGCTATGGCAATAATAAAATATGCTGTCAATTGAACATGTTGAGGTTTTGTTTGTTCATTGCTTGCTATGCTGGATTTATGGAATTATATGTCTTTGACCTCAAGTATTGTCCCAATCAATAAATGCTTTTAAATTTCACTTCGGAATGTCTCAGTAGAACATCAGTCTTCAACTCAGGGCCTGTTCTTTTGCATCCAAATGAGCACCTGaagtttatttttcatttaagCATTACAGGGAATCTTGGTCAAAATGGTAGCCAAACAGCAtgcatgcatccccaaaccatgtcagtcccactaccatgcttgaatattgagaggataaacgttttttgtaaaactcacttgtttaccaccgcacatgcttgacaccatctaaagcaaatttgtttatcttggtctcaagagagatgaacagaccaaggatatggatcactggaaccatgttgtgtgctctgaagagaccaaagtgaacaaatttgctttagatggtgtcaagcatgtgtggtggtaaacaagtgagttttacaaaaaagtttatcctctcaatattcaagcatggtagtgggactgacatggtttggggatgcatgaatgctgtcaacattggtcatctgaattacacctaaaagaaagaaacacaagtAAAGATGACGTAGCAAAAAAAAGGGggacaaaaagtaaacaaagacataaagGCGTAGTgcgcagttgcaacactgacagcattgtcaaaCACATGGTAAAGAATGTAGCATAACATAATAAGATGGGTAACAAGGCATTTTTAGAtagtaaacaaagacatctagacacagtgtacagttgcagcactgacagcaatgtccaacacaaggtaaaatATGTTAAAAGCAATTTAGGTACCTAAAGGATGTTAGTTACATAAGACATGTTAAAGCAATCGCTTAAGGGAAGAAGTAAAAACTAAGGAAACTtagaattagttatgttagaATGTTAGCAGTGAAGCAATCTCAGAAGAGATGAGTCTTAACTAGCTTTTTgtaggttgagagggatgaccctgctgtTGTAGCAACTGGCTTATTCCACCAATGAGAAACAATGACAAAAAACTGGTATTGGAGGAACGCAACACCTTGGTAGGAACATATGGCTTTAGCATATCTTTTGAATAAGCCGGAGCAGAACCTGCTGTAacttttgtaggcaagggtcagagcTTTGTGTTGATTTCGAGCAGACACTGGTAGCCAATACAGGTTGACAAAAAGTGTCGTGACGTGCGCCCTTTTGGGTTTGGGTGAACACCAGACGCGCCGTCGTGTTCTGGACCATTTGTAGGGGTCTTATTGCACAGGCTGGAAGACCAATCAAGAGATGGCCATGGCCTGTGCCAGAAGTTTAGTGGCCTATTAGGTCAGGTACGGTCTGATCTTTTACATATTGAACAGTGAGAAACGGCATGACTGGgcaactgaggctatgtggtcaaagaatgatagatggtcaatCATGACACCCAGATTTCTTGCAGACTTTTTTGGGGtgattaaatattaaatattaaatattaaagcTTACTCTGGTCAGGTCATTAAATGTCATGTATATTATGGACTTTACTCAAGATGTTTTCCTTGGAACAATCTAGTGCTAAAGCACAAGTAATAACGGGTAATAACATTTATTGCACTGATTAAGTTaacaacattctctctctctctctctctctctctctctcgtcctctattCACCCAGGTGATTTTCAACAGGCCCTGATGAGTATAACATACTGGTTCCAACTGACTTACAGCAGCTGATTTTGACTAGCAATTCTTCtgattaaataaaatgaaatagttGATGAGAAAAGTGGTGTTCCAAAGACTGGCGTCATTTGATCAATTACAAGTTAGTGATGAGTAATAATACACCCAATTACATTGcaagtagcctacataatattgcatgctgttattagagaccgaccgatcgatcggccggccgatttaatcggccgatttttgctattttttaattaatcggcatcggccgattttctcatttggttgcgccgattttaaggtcgaggtcacgtgcttaaaatgaatgaaaaacgaacgaaataacagtcgagtggctcccccagctgtgatcctgtcccctagttcacttcagggagctgttcaaaagaaccggctcgttcgtgaacgtcaCACCTCTCTGTCAGGCACACCTCTCTATCAGGCACATCAGCGGGCAGCTACTCGGAGTCCCAATGCTGGTGGTAACCAGTGTGAAGTTTAGCTCTAAAATTACAATAGTAAGTTAAAATCTAAGCGAAATGTTAACAAAAAAATCATGCATTTCTGACATGTGATTGACTTTCACCCCATGTCTGTAATGTTCTGTTGTGTCTATTGACATATAAGtgtccaaataaacaaacattaaACGGAGCGATCACTGATCTGAATCTAACTGATTTATTAACTGGTATAATACACCGGGCCGCCAGGGGCGCACTCAATATGTAAGGCACATATATACATTGCATTGACGTGGTGGGGGCACAACGTAAACATGCATATGTTACATCCCCCTTCTTTTAAAGCAAGAACTGTGTTGTTATGTGTTGCTTAAATATACTTCATTACCCATAATGCAACAGGCAGTAGGTTACCTCAGGGACCATGTAACAAGATAGGGAGTTCTTCGATAAAGTCTCAGCATAAACCCACGCGaccgtgtgtgtcttttcattaatGCACTACACGGCATAACATGGTGTCAGATAGTGAAAAACTTTAAAAGATAAGAAAGACGATGAGCTTCGGTGACGAGTGAGAAAGTTTTGAGCCGTGAGGTCGCGTCTACAAGCCCAGAAACGAGATGTGCAATGCTAGCGGCAGAggagaacagcagcagcactagCGGCGAGGAAAGCCAGGCAGAACTCGGCGAACACAGAGAAGAAGTGCCGCCAGAGCCAGTGGCACAACCACCGCAAAATTCGTCGGCTGTACGGACGGAAAGGAGACCCACTCCAGTCATGGATAAGCTAAGTCCACCCTCACCCATGCAGTTTAGTGGAAATCTCGCAGATAACTGGAAAAGATTCAAGCAGAGATTTGAAATATATCTAGCTGCTAGCGGAGCAGGACAAGGGGATGAGAAATTGCAAGCTCAAATCTTTCTGCACGTAATTGGGGAAGATGCGTTGGATATCTATAACAGTTTCCAAATTGCAGCTGCTGATCTGAAACTACCTGCGCTGTTAAAGAAATTTGAAGAGTACTTTGTGCCTACCAAAAACATAACGTTTGAAAGATACAAGTTCTTTTCTTGTGACCAAAAGCCTGGCAATGCTTTCGATCTGTACCTGGCAGAATTGTATACTTTAAGCAAGACATGCGATTTCGGTGCACTGAGAGATTCACTAATAAAGGATCGCattgtttgtggaattaaagataATGGCCTGAGAGAGAGATTGCTAAGAGAGAAAGATCTGACTTTGGATAAAGCAGTAGACCTGTGCAGAGCATCACAGTGCTCGCGCGAGCAAGTCAAAGAGTTGGCTAAAACAGAAATGGCGGCGGTGCATGCAGTAAGAACAAAAGAGCAGCACAAGAAgcgccaaaataaacaaaataaagacaaaatggAGAATGGAAGTTGTCAGAAATGTGGAGGCAGTCACGCGCCAAGGGCATGTCCAGCTTATGGGAAATTATGCAATAATTGTGGAAAAAGAAACCATTATGCAAAATGCTGCACAGCCGACACTAAGAAAAAAGTGCATACAGTGGACGAGGAACCAGATGAGTTTTTCGTAGATGTAGTGCAGGCATCCCATGCTGAAAAAGAAGAGTGGATTGTCCCAGTGACTGTAAATGAGACAATAATTCCATTTAAGTTGGATACTGGAGCACAAGTGAACTTGTTGTCATTTGCTGATTACAAAACGCTGAAAATAAAAAGCAAGATACATCCAGTGAAAATGAAAGTGACAGGCTACACCGGAGAAAGTGTGCCCGTTAAAGGCAGCTGCATAGCTACATTTAAACACAAAAGCCAGATGTTAAAGGCACAGTTGCTGATTGTTGAAAAGAAAGTGCAACCAATCCTTGGTGTAACAGCATGTGAAAAACTCAATCTAGTGAGAAGAGTGTTCATGGTGGCGTCTCAGACAGCAGAcaaacagaacacagacacagacaagagtGATCAAGACACTTTAATGACAGAGTTCAAGGATGTCTTCGAGGGGCTAGGCTGCTTACCAGGTGAACACAAAATACACGTGGATGACACAGTAGCACCAGTAGTTCACGCATGCCGAAAGGTTCCGTTTGCACTCAGAGAAAAATTGAAAGAAGAATTAGCAAGAATGGAAAAGCTGAATGTCATACAGAAAATCAACGAACCGACAGATTGGGTTAGTTCCCTTGTCATTGTACAGAAGAAAAATGGTGCATTACGCATATGTCTGGATCCCAGAGATCTGAATAAAGCAGTCAAACGAGAGCATTTCAAGTTGCCAACCCGTGAGGAGATTATGTCTCAGTTCGCAGGAGCCAAGTGGTTCAGTAAACTCGATGCGTCTTCGGGGTTTTGGCAGATGAAGCTCGACGATGCTAGTTCAAGACTCTGTACATTCAACACGCCAGAAGGAAGATACAGATTCCTCCGTCTTCCATATGGTATCCTATCTGCTCCAGAGGTCTATCACAAGACTATTCACACAATATTCGAGCACATTCCAGGAGTCACAACCATGATGGATGACGTGATCGTGTGGGGATCCACAAAAGAGGAACATGACACAAGGCTACGACAAGTGCTTGAGCGTACACGAAGTGTCAATCTGAAGCTAAACAGAGACAAATGTGAATTTGCAGTCAAGTCACTGACATTCATCGGAGATGTTGTGTCAGAGAAAGGGGTGAGTCCTGATCCGAGGAAGACTTCAGCCATAGCAAATATGGAGAGGCCCCAGAACAAGGACGAGGTGAGGCGGTTCTTAGGAATGGTCACGTACCTAGCCAAGTTTATACCCCAGCTGTCTGCCATTTCGGCTCCACTCAGGATGCTGCTGGAgcagaaaaatgagtggatgtggCTAAAGCAGCAAGAGGAGTGCTTTCAGAACCTGAAAAAGATACTCATCTCAGAGCCAGTGCTTAGGTTCTACGATCCCAAACGAGAGACAAGAATCTCAGCAGATGCTTCGCAGTATGGCTTAGGAGCCGTCCTTCTACAGTTGCATGAGGAAACATGGCAACCAGTGGCCTATGCGTCGAGAGCCCTCACCAGCGCTGAGGTCAATTATGCGCAAATCGAGAAAGAGTTGCTGGCCACGACGTATGCATGTGAACGTTTCCACCAATATGTATATGGGCAGACTGTAGAAGCAGAGACAGACCATAAACCATTGGTCGCAATCATGTCCAAGCCATTGACTGACTGTCCTCTGAGAATACAGCGTATGTTAATACGACTGCAGAAATACGACGTGAATTTGACATATACACCAGGAAAATACATGTATGCAGCGGATACACTGTCACGGGCTGTTGACAAACATGAGAAAGCCgacaaagaaaaatgtgcagaCATACAAGcatatgttgacatgatcatgacgtcacttcctgtgtCAAGTGAAAAAACAGAACAACTCAAACAAGAAACAGAAAAGGATGAAACATTGACAGAACTCAGGAGGATAATCAAACAAGGATGGCCTGAGCGCAAAAGCGACTGTCCACGGCGAGTTCAAGATTACTGGACCTACAAAACAGAGCTGACGGAGGTAGACAACATTGTGTTCAAGGGCAACCGGTTTGTGATTCCGTCTTCAATGCAAAAAGAAATGCTCAGGAAGATACATGAAGGTCACCTGGGGGAAGAAAAGTGTAAACGCAGAGCTCGTGAAGTCATGTATTGGCCGGGAATGAATCGAGAGATTGGCCTGCTCACAGCCAAATGCGAAGTGTGCCTGCCTTACCGATCCAAACAGCAGGCAGAACCACTTATGACTTACCCTGTGCCAGAAAGACCATTCTACAGAGTAGGAGCGGATCTGTTCGACTGCCATGGAAAGAGCCATATCGTCGTGACAGATTACTTCTCAAACTACCCTGAGGTCGCGACCTTGCAAACAACATCCAGCAAGGCAGTCATTGCATTCCTTAAGACTGTATTTGCAAGACATGGAGTCCCCTGCGACCTGGTCTCGGATAATGGTCCGCAATTTTCAAGCCGTGAATTTGCTGACTTCGCAAAAGAATGGGGTTTTCAGCACATTACATCTAGCCCACATTATCCCAGGTCCAATGGCCTTGCAGAGAGCTCAGTCAAAACTGTCAAAGGTCTCATGAAGAAAGCGCATGATGGAAATGAAGACTTTCATCACAGCCTGATGATCTACAGGAGTGCGCCACTGCAGAACGGACTGTCCCCAGCCCAAATGCTAATGGGACGACGCTTGAGAACCAATCTGCCAATCCATGAGAATCTGTTGACACCAAAAGGAGCACACAAAATCAAAGTtgacaaagaaaaagacaaagtgaAACAAAAACAGCATCACGACAAAAGAGCAAAGAAGCTGAGAGTCTTGAGGCCCGGAGAACGAGTCACAATCAGAGATCATGTGACAGGCATCTGGAATCTGCATGGTTCAGTGCAAAAAGAGGTGGCACCACGCTCTTATGAAGTTCAGACAGAGCATGGAGGGTCTCTGAGAAGGAATCGTGTCGATCTCAAACCACAAGTGTCAAGCCAGACAGGGGTGGAACAGCCCGACACAATGCCACAAGCCGGAGACAACACCCTGGAGCATACCGTGGAACCGGAAGTGCCAGCAACTGTCCATAGCTCTCCTGCCAAGACTCCGTGCAGACCAAAGCGCACTGTTCTGCCTCCCAAGAGACTCATTGAAAGTTGCTGAACACTAAAGACtgtaaatgtgttgtgtgtgtttgaaagaaaaTTCATAATTGTTTTATTGTGAATGTTTAAATAAGAGCATTTTGAGTAAAGTAATGCAAGGTACATTAGTTATTGGATATAGTCATAATCTTAGTTGGGTTAGAGATAATCTCTTTTCTTAAGGGGGGAGATGTGTTGTTATGTGTTGCTTAAATATACTTCATTACCCATAATGCAACAGGCAGTAGGTTACCTCAGGGACCATGTAACAAGATAGGGAGTTCTTCGATAAAGTCTCAGCATAAACCCACGCGaccgtgtgtgtcttttcattaatGCACTACACGGCATAACAAGAACTTGGTTATATCAACACAACAGGTCAATCCTTACATTCAACAAACAATCAGCAAATATCgaattaatgtacagtgtaccatTTCAATTCACAGCTATACTTCTATTGCCAAATACATTAATAGCTTTTAAAGCATTACATTTACCATACCATGTCAAGTCAATCACCTGTTAAAAATAAGTCATCAATCAATCACATAGAATATATTATGCAGTCACATCAATCACACAAAATTAGATATTAAATAATCATGTTGTctggtttccttttttttttttgaaagtgttATCAAACTTatcttttgtgatttttttttttttcatgttcacaGGTTTAAAACAGTTTTCACAGGTCCATTCTTGCTGTTGGTCTCACAACGCGTCCTGATCTCGTGCTGGAAAGTGGTGTGCGTGTAGTATCAGTGTCTGGTTGTGAATGTTCAGGTTCACTGTCTGtagggtcaaacctgtgttgcgaTTGAATCTCTACAATTTATACTGCTatacattagaaaatatatcacaatatatcacaaacacgctcatatatttgaaaatatatagcaatatattattgaacaacatattactatatattgatccatatattttaaaatatatggctggcaaaacaaaactgtattccactattcagtctgtatttcttgatgtttttagttcagcaagcacattttgcacgacattggacatttactcgacattataaagtcattttaggtggaccatatatggccatatataataatatattgatcaatatac harbors:
- the LOC134443848 gene encoding ladderlectin-like, producing MTTLILLLSLGFLCSATELIHSENITKDSSFSEVSSRASCPGGWRRFSGRCYRFTSTARTWAEAERYCLLLGGNLASVHSVAEYHYIQGLIVTHTHGSPFTWLGGTDAQQNGIWFWSDGSRFTFHLWSPGEPNNQNNRNEACLHMNLGG